A stretch of Vulpes vulpes isolate BD-2025 chromosome 4, VulVul3, whole genome shotgun sequence DNA encodes these proteins:
- the TSPAN5 gene encoding tetraspanin-5 isoform X2, whose protein sequence is MERTSRQFLGIAFLGIGLWAWNEKGVLSNISSITDLGGFDPVWLFLVVGGVMFILGFAGCIGALRENTFLLKFFSVFLGIIFFLELTAGVLAFVFKDWIKDQLYFFINNNIRAYRDDIDLQNLIDFTQEYWQCCGAFGADDWNLNIYFNCTDSNASRERCGVPFSCCTKDPAEDVINTQCGYDARQKPEVDQQIVIYTKGCVPQFEKWLQDNLTIVAGIFIGIALLQIFGICLAQNLVSDIEAVRASW, encoded by the exons GGAGTTCTGTCCAACATCTCTTCCATCACTGATCTCGGCGGCTTTGATCCAGTTTGGCTCTTCCTGGTGGTGGGAGGAGTGATGTTCATTTTGGGATTCGCAGGGTGCATCGGAGCGCTACGGGAAAACACGTTCCTTCTCAAGTTT TTTTCTGTGTTCCTGGgaattattttcttcctggagCTCACTGCTGGGGTTCTGGCATTTGTTTTCAAAGACTGGATCAAAGACCAGCTGTATTTCTTTATAAACAACAACATCAGAGCGTACAGAGATGACATTGATTTGCAGAACCTCATAGACTTCACACAAGAATAT TGGCAGTGCTGTGGGGCTTTTGGAGCTGATGATTGGAACCTAAATATTTACTTCAATTGCACAGATTCCAACGCAAGTCGAGAGCGATGCGGCGTGCCATTCTCCTGCTGTACTAAAGACCCGGCA GAAGATGTCATCAACACTCAGTGTGGCTACGATGCCAGGCAAAAACCA GAAGTTGACCAGCAGATTGTAATCTACACAAAAGGCTGTGTGCCCCAGTTTGAGAAGTGGTTGCAGGACAATTTAACCATCGTGGCTGGTATTTTCATAGGCATTGCATTGCTACAG atTTTTGGGATCTGCCTGGCTCAGAACTTGGTTAGTGATATTGAAGCTGTCAGGGCTAGCTGGTAG
- the TSPAN5 gene encoding tetraspanin-5 isoform X3, which yields MAVSQPFLGIAFLGIGLWAWNEKGVLSNISSITDLGGFDPVWLFLVVGGVMFILGFAGCIGALRENTFLLKFFSVFLGIIFFLELTAGVLAFVFKDWIKDQLYFFINNNIRAYRDDIDLQNLIDFTQEYWQCCGAFGADDWNLNIYFNCTDSNASRERCGVPFSCCTKDPAEDVINTQCGYDARQKPEVDQQIVIYTKGCVPQFEKWLQDNLTIVAGIFIGIALLQIFGICLAQNLVSDIEAVRASW from the exons GGAGTTCTGTCCAACATCTCTTCCATCACTGATCTCGGCGGCTTTGATCCAGTTTGGCTCTTCCTGGTGGTGGGAGGAGTGATGTTCATTTTGGGATTCGCAGGGTGCATCGGAGCGCTACGGGAAAACACGTTCCTTCTCAAGTTT TTTTCTGTGTTCCTGGgaattattttcttcctggagCTCACTGCTGGGGTTCTGGCATTTGTTTTCAAAGACTGGATCAAAGACCAGCTGTATTTCTTTATAAACAACAACATCAGAGCGTACAGAGATGACATTGATTTGCAGAACCTCATAGACTTCACACAAGAATAT TGGCAGTGCTGTGGGGCTTTTGGAGCTGATGATTGGAACCTAAATATTTACTTCAATTGCACAGATTCCAACGCAAGTCGAGAGCGATGCGGCGTGCCATTCTCCTGCTGTACTAAAGACCCGGCA GAAGATGTCATCAACACTCAGTGTGGCTACGATGCCAGGCAAAAACCA GAAGTTGACCAGCAGATTGTAATCTACACAAAAGGCTGTGTGCCCCAGTTTGAGAAGTGGTTGCAGGACAATTTAACCATCGTGGCTGGTATTTTCATAGGCATTGCATTGCTACAG atTTTTGGGATCTGCCTGGCTCAGAACTTGGTTAGTGATATTGAAGCTGTCAGGGCTAGCTGGTAG